From one Cherax quadricarinatus isolate ZL_2023a chromosome 49, ASM3850222v1, whole genome shotgun sequence genomic stretch:
- the LOC138854088 gene encoding LOW QUALITY PROTEIN: uncharacterized protein (The sequence of the model RefSeq protein was modified relative to this genomic sequence to represent the inferred CDS: deleted 1 base in 1 codon; substituted 1 base at 1 genomic stop codon), which yields MRNLQVSVVNANVDPTQSWHVFGVATEFDPPRDDDHSAYEHLTLAELELNPPPPSPPALSPPPPPPALSPPPPPPPPPPPPPPPPPPPPPPPPPPPPPPPPLPPPPPPPPPLPPSPPPSPPSPPPSPPSLSQPPPPPSPPPLSSLSPPPPSPPPSPPPLSSLSPPPPPPPPPPPPPXPSLPPPPPPLPPSPPPPPPLPPSPPPPSPLPPPPPPPPPPPPPPPPPPPPPPPPPPPPPPPPPPSPPPPPPPPPTPPPPSPPPTPPPPPPPPPPPPPPPPTPPPPTRPPPPPPPPPPPPPPPPPPPPPPPPPPPPPPPPPPPPPLPPPLPPPPPPPPPPPPPPPPPLTPLPPPPPPPSPQPSRPPPPSPPPPPPP from the exons ATGAGAAATCTTCAAGTTTCAGTTGTTAATGCTAATGTTGATCCTACTCAATCATGGCATGTGTTTGGTGTTGCAACAGAATTTGACCCTCCTAGAGATGATGACCACTCTGCATATGAGCATCTCACCTTAGCAGAGTTGGAGTTAAAT ccaccaccaccatcaccaccagcactatcaccaccaccaccaccaccagcactatcaccacctccaccaccacctccaccaccaccaccaccaccaccaccacctccaccaccaccaccaccaccacctccaccaccaccacctccaccaccacttccaccaccaccacctccaccaccaccattaccaccatcaccaccaccatcaccaccttcaccaccaccatcaccaccttcactatcacaaccaccaccaccaccatcaccaccaccactatcatcactatcaccaccaccaccatcacccccaccatcaccaccaccactatcatcactatcaccaccaccaccaccaccaccaccaccaccaccaccaccataaccatcactaccaccaccaccaccaccactaccacc ctcaccaccacctccaccaccactaccacct tcaccaccaccaccatcaccactaccaccaccaccaccaccaccaccaccaccaccaccaccacctccaccaccaccacctccaccaccaccaccaccaccaccaccaccaccacctccaccaccatcaccaccaccaccaccacctccaccaccaacacctccaccaccatcaccaccaccaacacctccacctccaccgccacctccacctccaccaccaccaccaccaccaacaccaccaccaccaacacgaccaccaccaccaccaccaccaccaccaccacctccaccaccaccaccaccaccaccaccacctccaccacctccaccaccaccaccaccaccaccacctccaccaccaccacttccacccccactaccaccaccaccaccaccacctccaccacctccaccaccaccacctccacctctaacaccactacctccaccaccaccacctccatcaccacaaccttcacgaccaccaccaccatcaccaccaccaccaccaccacca